A genomic segment from Bufo bufo chromosome 8, aBufBuf1.1, whole genome shotgun sequence encodes:
- the LOC120978162 gene encoding olfactory receptor 1019-like, which yields MEQTNVSVTTYLIISGISDSPTIRLIIFIVALLIYLLTLGGNLTVLLLIATDHQLHTPMYFFLANLSVLDISCSTITLHKILLSFMTGNKFVSVGGCMVQIFIFFSMSCNELLILTAMSYDRYVAICNPLNYHMIMNRKICALLSALCWVLSSLENLPTFLAFYKLSCYKSNIINHFFCDAVPVIKLTCSDTTFLELYMLSVGGFIAGMPRFVLTFISYVFIISVILKIPSSIGRHKAFYTCSSHITVVILFYTTLVFQYLRPYSLANLDSNKVSSLFNTALVPMLNPLIYSLKNKDVTRALKERFFKFSQN from the coding sequence ATGGAGCAGACAAATGTTAGCGTGACAACCTATTTAATTATTTCTGGGATTTCGGATAGCCCTACAATACGCTTGATTATCTTTATTGTTGCTCTACTCATTTATTTACTTACTCTTGGTGGTAATCTAACTGTTCTCCTATTGATTGCCACTGATCACCAACTTCACACTCCCATGTACTTCTTCTTGGCCAATTTATCGGTTTTGGACATTTCCTGTTCCACTATCACCCTACATAAAATCCTGTTATCTTTTATGACCGGTAATAAGTTTGTTTCAGTTGGTGGTTGCATGGttcagatttttatatttttttctatgtcTTGCAATGAGTTGTTGATTTTGACAGCCATGAGTTATGATCGATATGTAGCCATTTGCAACCCTTTGAATTACCATATGATAATGAACCGTAAAATCTGTGCACTGTTGTCTGCTCTATGTTGGGTTTTGAGTTCCTTAGAAAACCTTCCAACTTTTTTAGCATTCTACAAGTTAAGCTGCTATAAATCAAATATAATTAACCATTTCTTCTGTGATGCTGTGCCGGTGATTAAACTGACCTGCAGCGACACCACATTTCTAGAGTTGTATATGCTCTCTGTTGGGGGCTTTATTGCTGGTATGCCTCGATTTGTTTTGACATTCATATCATACGTTTTCATTATCTCTGTTATACTTAAGATCCCGTCCAGCATTGGAAGACACAAAGCCTTCTACACGTGCTCCTCACACATTACGGTGGTCATACTCTTTTACACTACACTCGTCTTTCAATACTTGAGACCATATTCGCTGGCAAACTTAGATTCCAATAAAGTGTCCTCCCTATTTAATACCGCTCTAGTTCCCATGTTGAATCCACTAATTTATAGTCTAAAGAATAAGGATGTGACTAGAGCTTTAAAAGagcgtttttttaaattttctcaaAATTAA